TtctaaaatgttttgtattccTGACACCACTTCTGAAACATTTGctgaatttaaatttatgtCATTTTCCCCTATTTGTAGAAAAACTTTTGTAGGCCTAAAATTTTAACCGTACCTAGAATTTCACTGTGAATAAGAGAACATGTAGTTCCTTGCTTCTCGCTAAAAAAGTGGATAAAATGATTGGGCaagttaaaatgaaatgaacCTTCTAAAATACTGTCTTCCAAATGTTTTATGAAGCTATGACCCAATAATGCGACGCGCTCTTTTAATTTCTGGTTAGTCCGAGGAGGAGGAGAAGAAGGAGATGGTGAACAGAGTGCAGTGGGTTCAGAGGGCTGAGGAGGAGAAGGAGATGATGTACATTGTGCAGCAGGTTCAGAGAGCTGATTAGGAGGAAAAGAAGAAGGAGATGATGTACATTGTGCAGCAGGTTCAGAGAGCTGATTAGGAGGAAAAGAAGAAGGAGATGATGTACATTGTGCAGCAGGTTCAGAGAGCTgatgaggaggaggaggaggagaagAAGAAGGAGATGATGTACATTGTGCAGCAAGTTCAGAGAGCTGATGAGGAGGAGAAGAAGAAGGAGATGTTGTACATAGTGCAGTGGGTTCAGAGGGCTGAGGAGGAAAAGAAGAAGGAGATAATGTACATTGTGCAGCAGGTTCAGAGAGCTGATGAGGAGGAGAAGAAGAAGGAGATGGTGAACAGAGTGCAGTGGGTTCAGAGGGCTGAGGAGGAGAGGAAGAAGGAGATGATGTACATAGTGCAGCAG
This portion of the Magallana gigas chromosome 7, xbMagGiga1.1, whole genome shotgun sequence genome encodes:
- the LOC136270017 gene encoding uncharacterized protein, translated to MMYIVQQVQRADEEEEEEKKKEMMYIVQQVQRADEEEKKKEMLYIVQWVQRAEEEKKKEIMYIVQQVQRADEEEKKKEMVNRVQWVQRAEEERKKEMMYIVQQVQRVDRRRRSAFGLES